A region of Toxorhynchites rutilus septentrionalis strain SRP chromosome 1, ASM2978413v1, whole genome shotgun sequence DNA encodes the following proteins:
- the LOC129762068 gene encoding uncharacterized protein LOC129762068, which translates to MRSLRWAPGVLWDLRIHLVLAVLLFKAGAPANEIWPVERPDGMPQITALEVMCGKDHMDVHLSFSAPFEGIVSSKGQHSDPRCVYVPPSTGKTFFTFRISYSRCGTKPDLNGQFYENTVVVQYDKDLLEVWDEAKRLRCEWFNDYEKTASKPPMVIADLDVIQLDFRGDNVDCWMEIQQGKGPWAPAVSGIVPLGSTMTLVVAINDFRGEFDMRVKSCVASDGAGHVIKLSDEYGCVLRPKMISRFLKARAPDDKASVITYAFFHAFKFPDALSVHIKCKVEICRHGCLDHCQHSGSAGPAAKHHDLLERKDTLENHQSSNDILQESAEEDSGSNGQDVFYDDIIHTDKNFNQQPPPPPPKKPVIPAIHKKKDSGYLQYHHHNRDPMDELESLFLSDHSMMPPELMKKQPQQQQLPLQMQPTAQPLSGQQPQKVTYEDEKFPHGPRQMDAEKRMGLPAVAGPRSLNLDAEDIRNPTFASGDRKRRVRRAIKITDRKIRSTDVGVSGIYEVISEADLAFNPDIKQEAVTVFQGKIAEEVVYGICMPVPGFSILFILVISATIISALIAGSLLYRYQLQKEMLAQQQSGTSPGHLPPNNFAAWMTLRLFRSRHHQAAAAAAAAAAMAASGPRGSMDISTTPQ; encoded by the exons ATGAGGAGCTTACGGTGGGCTCCTGGAGTGCTGTGGGATCTCCGGATACACCTGGTGCTAGCGGTCCTTCTG TTCAAAGCGGGTGCACCAGCGAACGAAATATGGCCAGTTGAGCGACCCGATGGGATGCCACAGATCACCGCCCTCGAGGTGATGTGCGGTAAAGACCACATGGATGTGCATCTATCGTTCTCGGCCCCGTTCGAGGGAATCGTCAGCTCGAAAG GTCAGCACAGCGACCCCCGGTGCGTGTATGTTCCCCCGTCCACCGGCAAgacgttcttcaccttccgcaTCTCGTACTCTCGCTGTGGCACCAAACCGGATCTGAACGGTCAGTTTTACGAGAACACCGTAGTCGTGCAGTACGACAAAGATCTGCTGGAAGTGTGGGATGAGGCGAAGCGACTGCGATGCGAGTGGTTCAACGATTACGAGAAGACCGCCTCCAAGCCACCGATGGTGATTGCCGATTTGGATGTGATACAGCTCGACTTCAGAG GTGATAACGTCGACTGCTGGATGGAGATCCAGCAAGGGAAGGGACCATGGGCCCCGGCAGTGAGTGGTATTGTTCCGTTGGGTTCCACGATGACCCTGGTGGTTGCGATCAACGACTTCCGTGGAGAGTTTGACATGCGGGTGAAGTCCTGCGTGGCGTCCGATGGTGCCGGGCACGTTATCAAGTTATCCGATGAGTATGGTTGTGTGCTGCGTCCGAAGATGATCTCTCGCTTCCTGAAGGCTCGTGCTCCAGACGACAAGGCCTCCGTCATCACTTATGCTTTCTTCCATGCGTTCAAATTCCCCGACGCTTTGAGCGTTCATATTAAGTGTAAGGTTGAAATTTGCCGCCATGGATGTTTGGATCACTGTCAGCACAGCGGCTCAGCCGGACCCGCAGCGAAACATCACGATCTGTTGGAACGAAAGGACACCCTAGAGAATCACCAGAGCAGTAACGATATCTTGCAGGAATCCGCGGAAGAAGACAGTGGAAGCAACGGACAGGACGTGTTCTACGACGATATAATCCACACTGACAAGAACTTCAACCAACAACCTCCCCCACCTCCACCCAAGAAGCCGGTCATCCCCGCAATCCATAAAAAGAAAGACAGTGGCTATCTGCAGTACCATCATCACAATCGGGATCCCATGGATGAACTGGAATCGCTCTTCCTCAGCGATCACTCCATGATGCCACCGGAGTTGATGAAGAAGCAACCTCAGCAACAGCAACTTCCGCTTCAGATGCAACCCACAGCGCAACCCCTATCCGGGCAGCAACCGCAGAAGGTTACCTACGAGGATGAAAAGTTCCCCCACGGGCCACGCCAAATGGACGCCGAGAAACGAATGGGTCTCCCGGCTGTGGCTGGTCCCCGCTCACTCAACCTAGATGCCGAGGACATCCGGAATCCCACGTTCGCCAGTGGTGATCGCAAACGACGCGTTCGTCGAGCGATTAAGATCACCGATCGGAAGATACGATCGACCGACGTGGGCGTGAGCGGAATCTACGAAGTCATCTCCGAAGCGGATCTAGCGTTCAATCCCGACATCAAGCAGGAAGCCGTGACGGTGTTCCAGGGCAAAATCGCCGAGGAGGTTGTCTACGGGATTTGCATGCCCGTGCCAGGCTTCAGCATTCTGTTCATTCTGGTGATCTCGGCCACCATAATATCGGCGCTGATCGCCGGATCGCTCCTGTACCGATATCAGCTGCAGAAAGAGATGCTAGCTCAGCAGCAGAGTGGAACGAGCCCTGGTCACCTACCGCCGAACAACTTTGCCGCCTGGATGACCCTGAGATTGTTCCGATCGCGACATCATCAGGCCGCTGCAGCAGCGGCAGCGGCAGCCGCAATGGCAGCTAGCGGACCTCGCGGTTCGATGGACATCAGCACAACGCCCCAGTGA